One segment of Clavelina lepadiformis chromosome 2, kaClaLepa1.1, whole genome shotgun sequence DNA contains the following:
- the LOC143446838 gene encoding uncharacterized protein LOC143446838 isoform X4 has protein sequence MSYGYGRSGHSPVHPLFGGHAAKKSSVSALPALNLDPSVPLSAKQIPAPEKPDYDRFHGPQGPMYNVHMVRDAYGQPREVVYPVDYYDDDVDPRYMEMAPGYQMMSPMAQFDPALAMNTPMDMNYPGYGQEEFVMQEKVDPEMEGEVPMDSEIVYTDLEDDSDLFFVDEKPEKKGPKTDAEHQGGIMEWLSKPSSKPYISKERQEYEARMAAREEAGSSSSSFENLSEEDFDKAFPADISQTPTLIPKWKRKRMEREKKKLEAKSEPANPVETLTSKLSEDEGEIKKDNVEIPQSDAVKIAPAHSVINLAKEDLAAAAATETNESPHSFMAAVKGSLEYQPEEEFEESFKAVKNQRKTNTNMYKYGNGFPSSKASLGKPGSSLAKLGPLMPIQPSMSQAPYLKQKKNGKVSIHNASRNAQSSAIQAAKQELAAAAMAESMSQPYLVEYDPRYMAFENSYPDDFRAGYFPPQQASSLAKLGPLMPIPPSAGKYGREKKKGKEPMSILDAARAAQATSVISLAKGELAAVEAAKEMGFKNVPYGSVAMDYQPEYENVAMDYQPEFDPYGSNYDNAFLRNSYLPEKSGSSLSKLGSLVPIPPSAKRSSYSVGKMKGKEEISLLDAAKNAQATSVIKLAKEELAATETLREMEKYHAQCGIRAQGIDSAMPPYSPSMEKAANSELPSSSTRQQSDDKSGKKKKKKKKKKKKPELKPLPPLKPPPQCFLQRAPDGTIIPPPKRLEPREPLFMNDQIPFVEDFGFDPIKISPKPSDIKAPHPPYMGGLPIGKRPFGYHLKNPRLPPLNIPESLKVDEPSITMSMVPPYQARPLSPPFSLEKDDFFKDFKEPLSGFKDDKKEDQEDPSCTQEQQMRSSPELSKTELMSKEKENLNSFSSSKPKNELDASDKELETNSFSRRENKNKSSSASHPGPSKVDQQDAVYCKQLIQGFEEAMEQKMLKLQTLMEQSEKKIEKQSAQNSKTWTEKFVEFQKSLEGLKLTSKKQLDSMYKDWYKENGYGSHGKSMDEDEIDSSIDKVKDNKSGPGEEKSLDGIKPEADDLKLSLKQDEEPEEKKELQNEAKITYEEWCKRKQDWQEEYNRMGYDVMGQKFLDEYWEDFHKKYGDFPKEENKEMSESTELNSWDLPTPPGENPDADDTDNDIEDIFAFDAKSEKEENKKKSEDSKVNSWDLPTPPVENRVANDTDNDIEDILASDAKSKKEENKKKSEDSKVNSCDLSTPTAENPVANDIDTDIEDILASDAKSKKEENKKKSEDSKVNSCDLSTPTAENQVANDIDTDIEDILASDAKSEKETDKSFVSIPTEKIRKETVYQGHTIVAYVKKPGTGIHRPEPECELSGLSLSDGIERKTDKIEKEELEGQKEEQKQEEKAEIAVEEEKELEGQNKELEEEKKPAETEKASELLGKVKTEEVSLDNTNLSEEDKMKNNDQTVGEEKIEKEQTSTTAPETKLAEQKAECSYTSPAMKHFITQGNGDNSAPKTQEESIVIRRQKRAPWWKKVKVEFRSVFMLQQEEDEMESVTLAELTKRQEIKHKKKMDKIHGKEELRQAKRKEKEQKKLRKSEKKEEKARNKEKKKDKKMKKREARLKRDVAEQQMYKFYTDSLQRAKRLRKESKRAGKRKAKREKKERKARDKTKKAVEKVQKKVDAIKHKQEKKENRKKNEEDKYRRKLEKAGYNEEKVKEKMALKEEEMKEKLERKQRELELKDNENTKKIKRAWFKLGKKYEKKHIDLEEKKKKIAEKHAKKEKNWALNLENRRGKNAMTELEKKGKRITKLIKKERKDAKKEMTIWKKAEKKKLKEESKEIKKEDKVKNKKQKKVKKRQEWALKIEKDYDSTSLEDFEENMTKLELDGKMEKTANSNDEDVEQKGDACMSMEARMKKSYGILKQERKQIWLTKRAQEKKRMQKTHEVVASNEKQSKQKSEDSKVNSCDLPTPPVENQVTNDTDNVIEDILASDAKSEKEENKKKSEDSKVNSCDLPTPPVENPVENDIDTDMEDISASDAKSEKETDKSFVSIPTVKIRKETVSGSHKFVPNTKKSRAGIHRPEPECEHSDLSLSDYIDRQKEKVEKAEWKRKNIEQSTQTAAEEEKELECGDAEAKKASKLLEKETTEVVSLDDTNLSEEEKVKNNDQTVGERKSKKQKTSLTVPKIRLAEQKPECSYTSPMMNHFFTQGYGDNNASKTNEEIVVIQRPNRKPLLEKVKVELRPVIILQQEEDEMESSTLVEPSKAEKLKNKKKMARIGRKEKLRESSPQDFKENVSELESSDTCMTVGEHMKNNYEDLKKKRRQVLPARGVHKKKMLPTELSVQNERLGNNISNEQSFETMSDSESPQLCSNAEICKPSRASYTAEWLQKHHLTSKGTTSAVRETQEQHMSFNKFMALLGNLTDKIDYLIKEIKKNSEKHTPDLTNFHDCNEKLEEIIEKANKKVYVHALKNVMKYNYNQKYFLELLQSVKENAMGLFERRVKQSYISFERSSNDFAFGIPTPTNIEQNAYKKPMSLLSFDSDSTEPKKIPTPINIEQNLYKKPMSSLSFDNDANEPKKLPTSINIEQNAQKKPMNPLFFGRNAKKSEKVSTSRNFEQNAYTKPMSSLCFDSDANEPKKLPTSINIEQNACKKPMNPLFFVEMQTNRKRFPLP, from the exons ATGAGTTACGGATACGGACGTTCAGGTCATTCTCCG GTTCACCCATTGTTTGGAGGTCATGCAGCAAAAAAATCATCTGTGTCCGCCTTGCCAGCG TTGAATCTTGACCCAAGTGTGCCACTTTCAGCAAAGCAAATACCAGCACCG GAAAAACCAGACTATGATCGATTTCATGGACCACAAGGACCGATGTATAATGTGCACATGGTGCGGGATGCATATGGTCAACCAAGAGAAGTGGTTTATCCTGTGGACTACTAT gATGATGATGTAGACCCAAGATACATGGAGATGGCACCTGGATATCAG aTGATGTCTCCAATGGCTCAATTTGATCCTGCATTGGCCATG AACACCCCGATGGACATGAATTATCCTGGGTATGGACAAGAAGAGTTTGTGATGCAAGAAAAGGTGGATCCAGAAATGGAG GGTGAAGTTCCCATGGATAGTGAAATTGTTTACACGGATTTAGAAGATGATagtgatttgttttttgtggACGAAAAGCCG gAAAAGAAAGGTCCAAAAACTGATGCA GAGCATCAAGGGGGAATAATGGAATGG ctTTCAAAACCATCATCTAAACCGTATATCAGTAAAGAGAGACAGGAATACGAAGCTCGT ATGGCTGCTCGGGAAGAAGCCGGATCATCATCTTCTTccttt GAGAATCTTTCTGAGGAGGACTTTGATAAAGCTTTTCCAGCAGATATATCTCAAACACCAACCTTAATACCAaaatggaaaagaaaaagaatggAAAGGGAAAAGAAGAAGTTAGAAGCCAAAAGTGAACCTGCAAACCCTGTGGAAACTTTG ACAAGTAAGCTTTCGGAAGATGAGGGtgaaataaagaaagataATGTTGAG atACCTCAGTCGGATGCTGTAAAAATTGCACCAGCACACTCAGTCATTAAT CTTGCAAAAGAAGACTTGGCTGCTGCAGCAGCAACAGAAACAAATGAAAGTCCTCATTCATTTatggcg gCTGTTAAAGGCTCTCTGGAATATCAACCTGAG GAGGAATTTGAGGAATCCTTCAAGGCTGTAAAAAAT CAAAGAAAAACGAATACAAATATGTACAAATATGGAAATGGTTTTCCATCCAGCAAGGCTTCACTGGGAAAACCAGGATCAAGTCTCGCTAAATTGGGACCACTGATGCCGATTCAACCTTCG ATGAGCCAAGCTCCATATTTGAAGCAGAAGAAGAACGGAAAG GTCTCCATTCATAATGCTTCAAGAAATGCTCAATCTTCTGCTATACAG GCTGCAAAACAGGAGCTTGCAGCTGCAGCCATGGCGGAGAGCATGTCTCAGCCTTATCTTGTAGAG taCGATCCTCGTTATATGGCTTTTGAAAACTCATACCCTGATGATTTCAGAGCTGGTTATTTTCCCCCACAACAAGCTTCTAGCTTAGCAAAACTCGGGCCTCTGATGCCTATTCCACCTTCG GCAGGAAAATATGGGCGAGAAAAGAAGAAAGGGAAGGAACCG ATGTCTATTTTGGATGCAGCAAGAGCTGCTCAAGCTACTTCAGTAATCAGT CTTGCAAAAGGAGAGCTAGCTGCTGTGGAAGCCGCTAAGGAAATGGGTTTTAAAAATGTACCG taTGGAAGTGTTGCTATGGATTACCAACCTGAG tatGAGAATGTTGCTATGGATTACCAACCTGAG tTTGATCCATACGGAAGCAATTATGACAACGCATTTTTGAGAAATTCCTATTTGCCAGAAAAAAGTGGATCAAGTTTGTCGAAACTTGGCAGTCTTGTTCCTATTCCACCTTCG GCAAAAAGATCTTCATATAGTGTTGGTAAAATGAAAGGAAAGGAAGAG atcTCTCTTCTTGATGCTGCAAAAAATGCTCAAGCAACATCTGTTATTAAG CTCGCAAAAGAAGAGTTAGCTGCTACAGAAACACTTCGGGAAATGGAAAAATATCATGCACAA TGTGGAATTAGAGCTCAAGGAATTGATTCTGCAATGCCACCATATTCTCCTTCAATGGAAAAG gcTGCTAACTCAGAACTACCATCAAGCTCAACTCGGCAACAATCTGATGACAAATCTGGCAAAAAA aaaaagaagaagaaaaaaaagaaaaagaagccTGAATTAAAACCG CTTCCTCCTTTGAAACCTCCACCACAatgctttttgcaacgtgctCCAGATGGCACAATAATTCCCCCTCCAAAAAGGCTAGAACCACGTGAACCATTGTTTATGAACGATCAAATACCCTTTGTGGAAGACTTTGGGTTTGACCCTATCAAAATTAGTCCGAAACCATCAGATATTAAGGCGCCTCATCCACCATACATGGGTGGTCTGCCTATTGGAAAACGCCCTTTTGGGTACCATTTAAAAAATCCACGACTTCCGCCTCTTAATATCCCG GAATCATTAAAAGTAGACGAACCGTCAATAACCATGTCAATGGTGCCACCATACCAA GCACGACCACTATCACCACCATTTTCATTGGAAAAAGACGATTTTTTTAAGGATTTCAAG GAACCCTTGTCCGGTTTTAAGGATGACAAGAAAGAGGACCAGGAAGATCCAAGTTGTACACAAGAACAACAAATG CGATCTAGTCCAGAACTTAGTAAAACAGAGCTGATGTCAAAGgagaaagaaaatttgaaCTCGTTTTCTTCGTCAAAGCCTAAG AATGAGCTTGATGCATCAGACAAAGAACTGGAGACAAACAGTTTTTCCAGGAGAGAGAACAAAAACAAGTCATCGTCTGCTTCTCATCCCGGACCTTCTAAAGTAGATCAG CAGGATGCTGTTTACTGCAAACAACTCATCCAAGGTTTCGAGGAAGCAATGgagcaaaaaatgttaaagctgCAAACTCTTATGGAGCAATCTgagaaaaaaatagaaaaacagTCTGCCCAAAACTCGAAAACCTGG ACTGAAAAGTTTGTTGAGTTTCAAAAATCACTGGAAGGACTTAAATTGACAAGCAAAAAGCAGTTG GATTCAATGTATAAAGATTGGTATAAAGAAAATGGTTATGGAAGTCATGGAAAATCAATG GATGAAGATGAAATTGATAGTTCCATAGACAAAGTCAAG GATAACAAATCAGGACCAGGCGAAGAGAAATCTCTTGATGGGATAAAACCTGAAGCAGACGACCTAAAACTAAGCCTAAAACAG GATGAAGAGCCAGAAGAAAAGAAGGAACTGCAAAACGAAGCCAAAATTACCTATGAGGAATGG TGCAAGCGCAAACAAGACTGGCAGGAAGAATATAACAGAATGGGCTATGATGTTATGGGTCAAAAGTTTTtg GATGAATATTGGGaagattttcataaaaaatacgGTGACTTTCCAAAG GAGGAAAATAAAGAGATGTCTGAAAGCACAGAGCTCAACTCATGGGATCTTCCAACTCCACCTGGTGAAAATCCGGATGCAGATGACACTGACAATGATATTGaagatatttttgcatttgatGCCAAGTCAGAAAag GaggaaaataaaaagaagTCTGAAGACTCAAAAGTCAACTCATGGGACCTTCCAACTCCACCTGTGGAAAATCGAGTGGCAAATGACACTGACAATGACATTGAAGATATTTTAGCATCTGATGCCAAGTCAAAaaag GaggaaaataaaaagaagTCTGAAGACTCAAAAGTTAACTCATGTGACCTTTCAACTCCAACTGCTGAAAATCCAGTGGCAAATGACATTGACACTGATATTGAAGATATTTTAGCATCTGATGCCAAGTCAAAaaag GaggaaaataaaaagaagTCTGAAGACTCAAAAGTCAACTCATGTGACCTTTCAACTCCAACTGCTGAAAATCAAGTGGCAAATGACATTGACACTGATATTGAAGATATTCTCGCATCTGATGCCAAATCAGAAAAG GAAACAGACAAATCATTTGTTTCCATTCCCACAGAA AAAATTCGAAAGGAAACTGTCTACCAGGGACACACGATTGTGGCTTATGTTAAAAAACCCGGCACTGGAATACACCGACCAGAACCG GAATGTGAACTCTCTGGCCTTTCTCTCTCG GATGGCATAGAAAGAAAGACAgataaaatagaaaaagag GAATTGGAAGGACAAAAGGAAGAGCAAAAACAAGAGGAGAAAGCTGAAATAGCTGTCGAAGAAGAAAAG GAACTGGAAGGACAAAACAAAGAACTAGAAGAAGAGAAGAAACCTGCCGAAACAGAAAAG GCAAGTGAATTGTTGGGAAAGGTGAAAACTGAAGAAGTGTCACTTGATAATACTAATTTGTCAGAAGAAGATAAAATGAAGAACAATGATCAG ACTGTTGGTGAAGAAAAAATCGAAAAAGAACAGACTTCAACAACAGCTCCAGAAACAAAATTAGCGGAGCAAAAG GCGGAGTGCAGCTACACCAGTCCAGCGATGAAGCATTTTATTACCCAGGGAAATGGAGACAATAGTGCACCAAAGACACAAGAA gaAAGTATAGTAATACGAAGACAAAAAAGAGCACCTTGGTGGAAGAAGGTCAAAGTAGAATTCCGATCTGTCTTCATGTTGCAACAGGAAGAAGATGAGATGGAATCGGTCACTTTAGCGGAGCTAACCAAACGCCAGGAAATAAAGCATAAGAAAAAAATGGATAAAATTCATGGGAAAGAAGAGTTAAGGCAGGCAAAGAGAAAAGAAAAGGAACAAAAGAAACTTAGAAAAAGCGAAAAGAAGGAGGAAAAGGCACgcaataaagaaaagaaaaaagacaaaaaaatgaaaaagagaGAAGCACGATTAAAAAGGGATGTTGCAGAGCAGCAAATGTATAAGTTCTATACTGACTCTTTACAAAGAGCCAAAAGGTTACGCAAAGAAAGTAAAAGAGCTGGCAAAAGGAAAGCAAAAAGGGAAAAAAAGGAACGGAAGGCTAGggataaaactaaaaaagcaGTAGAAAAGGTTCAAAAAAAGGTGGACGCGATAAAACATAAgcaagaaaagaaagaaaatagaaaaaagaaTGAGGAGGATAAGTACAGGAGAAAGTTGGAAAAGGCAGGTTACAATGAAGAgaaagttaaagaaaaaatgGCTCTCAAGGAAGAGGAGATGAAAGAAAAGTTAGAACGTAAACAGCGAGAGCTAGAATTGAAAGATAATGAAAACACCAAGAAAATTAAAAGGGCTTGGTTTAAGCTTGGGAAGAAGtatgaaaaaaaacatattgATTTAGAagagaagaagaaaaaaatcgCAGAAAAGCATGCtaagaaggaaaaaaattgggctttaaatttagaaaaccGTCGAGGAAAAAATGCAATGACAGAATTGGAAAAGAAAGGAAAGAGGATTACAAAGTTGATAAAAAAGGAGAGGAAAGATGCTAAAAAAGAAATGACGATTTGGAAGAAggctgaaaagaaaaaactgaAAGAAGAAAGCAAAGAGATCAAGAAAGAAGATAAGgttaaaaataagaaacaaaagaaGGTTAAAAAGAGacaa GAATGGGCTTTGAAGATTGAGAAAGACTACGACTCCACTTCACTTGAAGACTTTGAGGAAAATATGACCAAGTTGGAATTG GATGGAAAAATGGAGAAAACAGCAAATTCAAATGATGAAGATGTTGAACAAAAG GGCGATGCTTGCATGTCAATGGAGGCACGTATGAAAAAAAGTTATGGAATTTTAAAACAGGAG CGAAAGCAAATTTGGCTTACAAAGAGGGCACAGGAAAAGAAAAGGATGCAAAAAACCCATGAGGTCGTTGCAAGCAATGAG AAGCAAAGTAAACAGAAGTCTGAAGACTCAAAAGTCAACTCATGTGACCTTCCAACTCCACCTGTGGAAAATCAAGTGACAAATGACACTGACAATGTTATTGAAGATATTTTAGCATCTGATGCCAAATCGgaaaag GaggaaaataaaaagaagTCTGAAGACTCAAAAGTCAACTCATGTGACCTTCCAACTCCACCTGTGGAAAATCCAGTGGAAAATGACATTGACACTGATATGGAAGACATTTCAGCATCTGATGCCAAGTCAGAAAAG GAAACGGACAAATCATTTGTTTCCATTCCCACAGTA aaAATTCGAAAGGAAACTGTCTCCGGGAGTCACAAATTTGTGCCAAATACTAAAAAAAGTAGAGCTGGAATACACCGACCAGAACCG GAATGTGAACACTCTGACCTTTCTCTCTCG GATTACATAGATAGACAGAAagaaaaagtggaaaaagCG GAatggaaaagaaaaaacataGAGCAAAGTACTCAAACAGCTGCTGAAGAAGAAAAG GAATTGGAATGTGGAGACGCTGAAGCAAAAAAG GCAAGTAAATTATTGGAAAAGGAGACAACTGAAGTAGTGTCACTTGATGATACCAATTTAtcagaagaagaaaaagtgaagaACAATGATCAG ACTGTTGGTGaacgaaaaagtaaaaaacaaaagactTCATTAACAGTTCCGAAAATAAGATTAGCAGAGCAAAAg CCGGAATGCAGCTACACCAGTCCAATGATGAATCATTTTTTTACACAGGGATATGGAGACAATAATGCATCAAAGACAAATGAA gaAATTGTAGTAATACAAAGACCTAATAGAAAGCCTCTGTTGGAGAAGGTCAAAGTGGAATTGCGACCTGTCATCATATTGCAACAGGAAGAAGATGAGATGGAATCATCCACTTTAGTGGAACCTAGTAAAGCAGAAAAGTTAAAGAATAAGAAAAAAATGGCTAGAATTGGTAGAAAAGAAAAGTTAAGAGAGAGTTCACCTCAGGACTTTAAGGAAAATGTCAGCGAGCTGGAATCG AGTGATACTTGCATGACAGTTGGAGAACACATGAAAAACAATTATGAGGATTTAAAAAAGAAG CGAAGGCAAGTTTTGCCTGCAAGGGGAGTCCACAAAAAGAAGATGTTGCCAACTGAGTTGAGCGTGCAAAATGAGAGATTAGGAAACAACATAAGTAATGAG CAAAGTTTCGAAACTATGAGTGATAGTGAGTCACCACAACTTTGCAGTAACGCG GAAATTTGTAAGCCTTCCAGAGCAAGTTATACGGCGGAATGGTTACAAAAACATCATTTAACCAGCAAGGGCACCACATCTGCTGTAAGGGAAACACAAGAACAGCATATGAGTTTCAATAAATTCATGGCTCTACTTGGGAATTTAACTGACAAAATTGATTATCTCATAAAAGAGATTAAAAAG AATTCAGAAAAACATACACCTGACTTG